The sequence TTCTCAGGAATTTTAAAACACAAAGAGACACACACCACATTGGGGGGGTGTGGATGGAATTTCCCTCCCCAGCTTACAGAAGGAATGGAAGAAAGTTCTTGTTCTACTGTTTCTCCGGTGGATAGCTTGGGGAACCATGAAGAGAAACGGGAGAGGCGGGCAAAACGGTGTGGAAGGAAGAGAAgagatagtaaaaagtccagggAAGATGGAAGCCCAAACCCAGGCAAAAGGGGAAAGAAGGCCATCCCAAGTGTCCAGTCCTATGAGGAGCTCCAAAGCCAAAGGATTCTTGCTAATATCCGAGAGAGGCAGAGGACTCAGTCGCTCAACGAAGCTTTCGCAGCCCTGAGGAAAATCATCCCAACGTTGCCTTCTGACAAGCTGAGTAAAATCCAgaccctcaaactagctgccaggtACATAGACTTCCTTTACCAGGtactggagagtggagagatggATGCCAAGATCACCAGCTGCAGTTACGCCTCTCATGAGAGGCTCAGTTATGCCTTTTCGGTGTGGAGGATGAACGGACCTTGGCCACTGTCTACCTCACACGAACTAGTATCAGGGGAAAGCTAATACAGCTGCCAGCGTGGTAGGTTGGCTCTTTCTTCCTTAGTCAGCTCATGGCCTGTTGTGTTCTGTGCTTTTGTATCTTTGACGGAGGGGACAAGCAAGTAATACAGCGAATCTTGTTGAATGAAGACATGGGGCCAAAATTCCAGCTCCGCAGGGGATTCACTTGGGAGTAAGTCACTAATTGCTCAGTTTTCTGTCTGTAGAACTGGAATAATAGAGGGATGTTGccaagtttgaaaaaaaaagattcttgCTGTACTCTACAATTGTATAGGCTAGGAGTGTaattttttaaatcatatttCTAAACACCATTTGAACAATTCTAACCCTAAGAGGACTCTTAAATCAAAAGGAGGCAAAATGGCTTTCAACTGTAGGATTCATACCTAGGCTTCAGAACATTAAATTACATATCTTGTGTAGGATAATTGTTACCTTTGACCACATCCGGATATAAACATCTGTATGTGATTGTTAATAAAATATTGACATGGTGTTTGTGTGGCCTTCCTTAAACCAGACTTTTTGTCAGTTCCTGGTTAGTTTTGCTTCCATTTCCCACAAATTACTGGTACTCATTTGAATATTCAATTCTTATTTTGTAGCATGAATCCATACCccccttcttttttattttaaatctctGTGTTTTTCCTtacccacttctagacaaattatTCCATTctttattcaattttttaaagTGTCAAAAAGAAtagacagttttttttaaaaaaaaacctcagcatTATATGATCagcttttaaattttgtattaatTCAGAAGTACTTTAGAATAATAATATAACACTTTTCCTGTAAATCATGGTAGTATTTCATATGTATTATGTACAATCAGTCATTTTTCATGTGTTGTGGTCATCTGTGGATATATGAAAAGACTGCAATAATAAGGGTATACTGCAAAATATAGGTATTTAATGTAGGGAGAATATATTTTGCAATATAGAGTACAGCAAGGAGTGCAGAGATATATTCCTTTGTGGGGGAATATGGGTTTTTCTACAATGGGTCTTTTCTAGACATTATTTAGGTAAGGTAAGGCTCAGAATTCAATAATCTGTAGTAAGATGTTCAAGGAATGCAAAGATTTTTGCAATAACAGGGAAGAATAAAAGTGCAAATTGCAAGATGTTTGAGTCTTTATGTTTTATTTGCGTGTAAAGGAAGAAACATCAGGTATGTTTTTCATTGATTTGTTCTTTAAATACACAAGTGGATGTAGATCAAAATGCAGAAAGTGTATCCCTCCAGTTTCCTCAGTTTCTCTTAATGAAAATAATCTAGATCTGTGAATAAGGATTAACTTGCATGTGGCTTTGCTTTGTTATTGGTATTTTCAAATtatacatttatattttaaaaaatgccattagCTTTTCCCTTGTAAATATGTAAAAACAACTATACAATGGGAAAGAGGGAAGATCAGTTTAGAGGAAATCTTTGGCATTCTTTTGTCCCAGAATTCACTAGTTTAGACTGTGCTTTTATAAGTCAGTCACAGGAACAATGAATGGCTGCTATTATTGAACACCCTTTTGGCTATAAACTGcacttttccctcccaaagaaaCCCCATTAAATTTAGCTTTACTGATCCAGAGCAAATATTCTGAAGATGGCAACCTTCTTTATTATCTTCACTATACCGTTTTTTAAACCTTTACATTTGAAAACTCTTTCTTTAGGAGTATTTAAGAGTCAGGCTTTGTACTTCCCCACTGTTTTTACTTTATCAAACTCAAGAGTAAGTGggtgattttaattttttaaaatttttacttgatttataccctgcctttctcccccattgggacccaaaacagcttacataactttcctgttctccattttatcctcttaacaactctaagaggtaggttaggctgagtgtgtgtgactggcccaaggttaactagtccatcattctagccactacaccacacagagtCCTGTAAAACGGAGTGGAAGAATCATATGCAATCCTCATAAGTATCATGTGCTGCTTATCCAACTGAAATTTGAGAAGCAGTTTTAGGAGATTACCTTCTCTAGAAGTTTTGGCATATTTCGGAAGCAACATGAGAGTTTTCCACTGGGCAAGAATTTGGAATCACATTAAAGAATACCAGAGTGGTTGTtctgtggcagcaaaaaaacCGTGAGTTGTGGGACCTTGATGACTAATACAATTGTATTCTATCACATTTCAGAATAAAATTagatttgtctttaaggtgctacaaaacTTCTGTTCATTTTCATAATTAAGGAAGTAAAGGGGGGTGCAGTTACAGGGGTTCGATCCCCTGATTTTACAGATGCATAATTAATTGAATGTGTTAACAATTAGGGACTAATTTTAACTTTTTAACTAGTATATTGTTTGCTTCAAGCCTAGATTATCAAAGGCATACCCAAGGCCCCCGGTTGGTGTTCCGGATGGGGAGTGTCCTGAGGCAGGATGGATGGATTCCAAAGCACAGCTGAAATTTTACCCAGTCAAACAGCGTCTTGTGGGACAGGCCGGTCAAGCTAATTAGGGATGCTACGAACTTCATGGGAGCTGTGCTCGACCGTGGGACTTATTGCATTGGGCAGTATTGACTGGGTGTGAGACTGTGGCTGGCTGTCTTTGGTTCATCACCAAATACTTGAATGCCCGCCTTGCCCAGGCTCGCAGAATTGTAATTGTGCAAAATTGCTGCTGATCCAAACATCGGgctaaggactacttagatgaacaccaaatggtaggatttttgtttgtttttaaaaaagcagaacatttatttattatgacTGATGTATATGAATGGTGACTGATTTGATTATTTAAACGATTGCCTGCCAAATGGAGCAGAGCTACAGAGGAGGTGTGGGGGATGAGAAAGATATTTGTGAGAATGGGCACATGCAGAAAGCCAATTGCTTTGTATTGTACCTTTTCGGAAGGAATAGTTGAACCCAGCTGAGCAGTAAACAGGATGTGAGCCTGGTGGATATTCGAGCATCCTAATGTGGATTGCTGGCTCCATATGCCCACCGACCTGCCTGGTACCATCCCCCTGAGGCACCAGGGGTCGCATACCCACCACCTTCTCCCGGCTGCCCCAACAAGATTTGTGCTCCAGCCATGCCTCCACTTTCAGGCTGCATGGCTTATAAGATACCAGCAGTGATCTGAGTGAGTGTGGAGCCCAAGCCGAATCTGTTGAGCCCTGATCAAACAACTGTAGAGCATTCCACACATTCCCTGAACAGTATCAGGAATAGTGGAAGCGATTCCGATGAAGAGGGCTGTTCACTTCCTTGTTCCAGTGAGGCACTTGTGTCTTGGAAGCCACACTGACAAACCAGAgtcatgggtagagatgggcacgaacagaaaaaaaacccgaacatgatgttcgttgttcgttgccatccacaaacagagactcacgaacaaccacgaacatggccctgttcatggatatgttcgtggttggctgtttgtgggggccagcaggctctcctccagccatcatccaagtcaagatctctactgcatcactcccagaaacctgacctgagcaggcaccaggaaaggtaccaataataaataatagcttggccccagagcctggcagcagccctggaacttgaaggggtagatccctactgcaccactcccagaaaccttacctgagcaggcagcaggaaagataccaataataaataatagcttggcccagagcctggcagcagccctggaacttgaaggggtagatccctatcccaccacacacaagctccagtgcactctatcaaaatgccaacagcagctgtctctctccctctccactgtctgcaaagtcagagctgggagcccccctcccccccggtctttgctcccttgctgtaacaaatttggagctccacacttgaaaggaagacctgcctatcaagctaaactggggtttccagggcaacagcaggagttcagacaatccctgcttaagttgccaagggaattgattgcaggtgccagactgtctggcttgatgaacagcaagacaaacagcaacgaaggaggcttgcaacgaccacctgttcatttagaatggggcctcacaaacagcttgttcgcgaacagcagatggggctgtccgtggcttttttgtGTGTTCGTAcagctgttcatgcccatctttagtcatGGGAAGAGTTGTCTCGCTTTCTGTGTGCCTACCATTGGTGAAGTAGCTTCCAATGGTGGAGGAGCCAGGGGAGAACAAGAGAGTTGGAACCACAGGTGCATACTGGTCATTGCAGGTGCTGTTCATGTCATAGCTTCAGCATTGCATACAGGAAACAGAGTCCTTCGCCCTTTTCTTCCCAcccttcacccttctcttcacacCCTAAGTGTGAAGAGTCCACTTAGGCATTGACAGTAATGATGAATTGTTCTGCAACAAAAATCTGGAGTTAGGGACAAACTTCATCTTATATTATTTTAGAAAGTTATCTTTGGGTGCCCCATACCTGACTTGTTTCCCCTGTAGTCTCACAGCAGCTGCCAGGAGAGGTATTTTTAAAGTCCCCAGGAGCCCAATTTGGCTTGGAACTGTGGCATGGGGTGGAGAAGGGGTTTCTGCCTTCCCCTCCATGTCATTGtcctgagctgaaatggcccCTACAGGGAGTTATTTAAGTATGTAagaatcctattatataaaaggcaagccgtattggcgatgactcactttttatccttatGCAGGCGCACTCTGGCCTCGAGGCTGGTGCAAAGCGCCTACTTGCCACTGGGAGGAGTGCTCAAGCTGTCGAGTCATGAGGCCCTCTTGCATCGGCAAGCGAGTGATTTGCAACAGCCCTCAGGCCACagtgggagggcactgagggaaagaacagcagaatataaatgaatctTTGTGCAGGGGCATTGCTGGGAAGGGGCCCGCCAAATTGACAGCCTAAGCACTTCTCCCTGTGCCTTACCTGAGAGTCGCTGATGAGAAAGCTGACTGTCCTGAACCAGTCTTTACCCATGGACAACTTTATGTTGCTTTGTCAAGAGTATGACGCTTTGATGATGCGAACATTCAAATTGTCCATGGACCAGAGCAGGGCAAGCTACTTCCCAATTCTGAAAAAATCTTTACAAAGAACATTGTACACAAAGCAATCTTTCCCCATCAATGACTGATTGTTACgtttcatgaaaaataaaaaaatgactaACAACACTTTTCTAGTGCCCTTTCCCCCCCCACAGAACGGGCTTCATTCCTAGTTATATGCATAACTTTGGAGCTGCGTGTTGAGTCTTCTGAGCATGCGCAGCCCCAAAGTTGTGCAGATCTCTAActgccagggctgttttggctcaggaaaaagTTGTGGAGGGGATAGCAGAAGCCCTCCTGCCCACCATGCTGCAGTTCCgagcagaatttatttatttatttttatttattgtatttattgtatttattgtccgcctttctcactgagatccaaggcagattgcacagtgcaaGTGAAGTACAGTACAGTCAACATTCACCAAGTATAATGATGAACAACATTTAGGACACTCAGTGAAACATACACAATTGGTTACCGTTGCAgagaatttgaaaataagcacgaagttgagcatagagatgaaatctttctgaaacaacttATAACTAATTTACACAGCATGTTAAGcaacgtggaaactccctagtagcaCATATATGCATCAGCATACAGTATCCAATAGCATAGCGTAGAGTCCCTATCCCTaccaaagcatccctctgagctatttcttatgacacagccctataatcttagacagccctcttgaataattcagatttgtatagtttgcggaaagctaggagagtgggcgCTTTCTTGagcttctcaggcaggccattccataacgtgagaaatgccttttaaaaacctCTCTTCTGCTGAGTGACTGCAAGGAAAATGAGTCAGGTCTGGGGATCCAAAACCCATCTTACCAAAAATGTTTTCAGTGCAAAATACAGGATATAAAGATATGCTTCACAATCCATCCCAACCTCTGAACCTGTTTCAGTCCATCCTTTCTCAAGATATTTCGCTGAGCCTAGAAAAATTCAACCCGTAGGTTCTTATGTCAATTTCCACTCTTCATTTCAGTTACAACTTCTCCTTAAAGCAATATATGCCTTCTATTTTCAATTCCTATAGTCTTTGTATTTCAAAGTTTATTGATTTAGGATTCAATTGTTTATGTGGATTACATTGTTATTGCACATTATATGCGCAATTAACTCTGGATGTGGAGAGCTAGTGATATTTTTTCTGTCAAAATTATATTTATAAACATTGCTGTACTTTGCGAATCCTGTATTTTGTGCTGAAAACAAAATAAGAACATTTATTTTTGCTAAAGTGATGTTTATTGGTATTATTTAATACAGA is a genomic window of Eublepharis macularius isolate TG4126 chromosome 1, MPM_Emac_v1.0, whole genome shotgun sequence containing:
- the TWIST2 gene encoding twist-related protein 2 is translated as MEESSCSTVSPVDSLGNHEEKRERRAKRCGRKRRDSKKSREDGSPNPGKRGKKAIPSVQSYEELQSQRILANIRERQRTQSLNEAFAALRKIIPTLPSDKLSKIQTLKLAARYIDFLYQVLESGEMDAKITSCSYASHERLSYAFSVWRMNGPWPLSTSHELVSGES